From Elephas maximus indicus isolate mEleMax1 chromosome 1, mEleMax1 primary haplotype, whole genome shotgun sequence, a single genomic window includes:
- the SAYSD1 gene encoding SAYSvFN domain-containing protein 1 — protein MEQRLADFRAARKRAGLTAGPNTSNQSSQTSGEKAEASPGWLKRFLVWKARPASSRAQPSHAQEAAQPGGSTSQPPQNIAIPLPPRHDQSFLINITVLKVLLWLVLLGLFVELEFGLAYFILSLFYWMYVGTRSPEEKKAGEKSAYSVFNPGCEAIQGTLTAEQLERELQLRPLEGR, from the exons ATGGAACAGCGGTTAGCGGACTTCCGCGCCGCCCGAAAACGGGCCGGGCTGACAGCCGGACCCAACACCTCAAACCAGAGCTCACAAACCTCGGGAGAGAAGGCGGAAGCATCCCCGGGCTGGCTAAAGCGGTTCCTGGTGTGGAAAGCGAGGCCCGCGAGCTCGCGGGCCCAACCTAGCCACGCTCAG GAAGCAGCTCAGCCCGGAGGCAGCACATCACAGCCACCACAGAATATAGCCATTCCTCTGCCACCTCGCCACGACCAGTCTTTCCTGATCAATATCACTGTCTTGAAGGTTCTTCTCTGGTTGGTCCTACTGGGACTATTTGTGGAACTGGAATTTGGCCTGGCTTATTTTATCCTGTCCTTGTTCTATTGGATGTATGTCGGGACCCGAAGCCCTGAAGAGAAGAAGGCGGGAGAGAAGAGTGCCTACTCCGTGTTCAACCCGGGCTGCGAAGCCATCCAGGGCACCCTGACTGCAGAGCAGCTTGAGCGGGAGTTACAGTTAAGacccctggaggggagatag